Proteins encoded in a region of the Panthera tigris isolate Pti1 chromosome B2, P.tigris_Pti1_mat1.1, whole genome shotgun sequence genome:
- the LOC102967445 gene encoding epididymal secretory glutathione peroxidase isoform X1: protein MKMDCYKDVKGTIYEYDALTLNGKEHIQFKQYAGKHVLFVNVATYCGLTAQYPELNALQDELKPWGLVVLGFPCNQFGNQEPGENSEILPGLKYVRPGRGYVPNFQLFEKGDVNGKTEQKVFSFLKLSCPPTSDLLGSPDQLFWEPMKVHDIRWNFEKFLVGPNGVPVMRWFHQAPISTVRADILEYLKQLKTK, encoded by the exons ATGAAG aTGGATTGCTACAAAGATGTGAAAGGCACCATCTACGAATATGACGCCCTCACTCTTAATGGAAAGGAACACATTCAGTTCAAGCAGTACGCGGGCAAGCACGTCCTTTTCGTCAACGTGGCCACCTACTGCGGTCTGACGGCTCAGTATCCTG AACTGAACGCACTTCAGGACGAGCTGAAGCCCTGGGGCCTGGTCGTGCTGGGCTTTCCCTGCAACCAGTTTGGGAACCAGGAACCAGGAGAGAACTCGGAGATCCTTCCGGGGCTGAA GTATGTGCGTCCAGGGAGAGGATATGTACCGAATTTCCAGCTTTTTGAGAAAGGGGATGTGAATggcaaaacagaacagaaagtctTCAGCTTCTTGAAG CTCTCCTGCCCTCCGACCTCGGATCTTTTGGGCTCACCAGACCAGCTGTTCTGGGAGCCCATGAAGGTCCACGACATCCGCTGGAACTTTGAGAAGTTCCTGGTGGGGCCCAACGGGGTCCCTGTCATGCGCTGGTTCCACCAGGCTCCCATCAGCACCGTCAGAGCGGACATCCTGGAGTACCTGAAGCAGCTAAAAACGAAATAG
- the LOC102967445 gene encoding epididymal secretory glutathione peroxidase isoform X2 — protein sequence MDCYKDVKGTIYEYDALTLNGKEHIQFKQYAGKHVLFVNVATYCGLTAQYPELNALQDELKPWGLVVLGFPCNQFGNQEPGENSEILPGLKYVRPGRGYVPNFQLFEKGDVNGKTEQKVFSFLKLSCPPTSDLLGSPDQLFWEPMKVHDIRWNFEKFLVGPNGVPVMRWFHQAPISTVRADILEYLKQLKTK from the exons aTGGATTGCTACAAAGATGTGAAAGGCACCATCTACGAATATGACGCCCTCACTCTTAATGGAAAGGAACACATTCAGTTCAAGCAGTACGCGGGCAAGCACGTCCTTTTCGTCAACGTGGCCACCTACTGCGGTCTGACGGCTCAGTATCCTG AACTGAACGCACTTCAGGACGAGCTGAAGCCCTGGGGCCTGGTCGTGCTGGGCTTTCCCTGCAACCAGTTTGGGAACCAGGAACCAGGAGAGAACTCGGAGATCCTTCCGGGGCTGAA GTATGTGCGTCCAGGGAGAGGATATGTACCGAATTTCCAGCTTTTTGAGAAAGGGGATGTGAATggcaaaacagaacagaaagtctTCAGCTTCTTGAAG CTCTCCTGCCCTCCGACCTCGGATCTTTTGGGCTCACCAGACCAGCTGTTCTGGGAGCCCATGAAGGTCCACGACATCCGCTGGAACTTTGAGAAGTTCCTGGTGGGGCCCAACGGGGTCCCTGTCATGCGCTGGTTCCACCAGGCTCCCATCAGCACCGTCAGAGCGGACATCCTGGAGTACCTGAAGCAGCTAAAAACGAAATAG
- the LOC102967445 gene encoding epididymal secretory glutathione peroxidase isoform X3, whose product MMAQLPASSLFPLLLVGVTCMNPKPPEKVKMDCYKDVKGTIYEYDALTLNGKEHIQFKQYAGKHVLFVNVATYCGLTAQYPELNALQDELKPWGLVVLGFPCNQFGNQEPGENSEILPGLKYVRPGRGYVPNFQLFEKGDVNGKTEQKVFSFLKLSCPPTSDLLGSPDQLFWEPMKVHDIRWNFEKFLVGPNGVPVMRWFHQAPISTVRADILEYLKQLKTK is encoded by the exons ATGATGGCACAGTTACcggcctcctccctcttccctcttctgctAGTCGGCGTCACGTGCATGAATCCCAAGCCCCCAGAGAAGGTGAAG aTGGATTGCTACAAAGATGTGAAAGGCACCATCTACGAATATGACGCCCTCACTCTTAATGGAAAGGAACACATTCAGTTCAAGCAGTACGCGGGCAAGCACGTCCTTTTCGTCAACGTGGCCACCTACTGCGGTCTGACGGCTCAGTATCCTG AACTGAACGCACTTCAGGACGAGCTGAAGCCCTGGGGCCTGGTCGTGCTGGGCTTTCCCTGCAACCAGTTTGGGAACCAGGAACCAGGAGAGAACTCGGAGATCCTTCCGGGGCTGAA GTATGTGCGTCCAGGGAGAGGATATGTACCGAATTTCCAGCTTTTTGAGAAAGGGGATGTGAATggcaaaacagaacagaaagtctTCAGCTTCTTGAAG CTCTCCTGCCCTCCGACCTCGGATCTTTTGGGCTCACCAGACCAGCTGTTCTGGGAGCCCATGAAGGTCCACGACATCCGCTGGAACTTTGAGAAGTTCCTGGTGGGGCCCAACGGGGTCCCTGTCATGCGCTGGTTCCACCAGGCTCCCATCAGCACCGTCAGAGCGGACATCCTGGAGTACCTGAAGCAGCTAAAAACGAAATAG